The following proteins are encoded in a genomic region of Thalassophryne amazonica chromosome 5, fThaAma1.1, whole genome shotgun sequence:
- the snrnp27 gene encoding U4/U6.U5 small nuclear ribonucleoprotein 27 kDa protein has protein sequence MGRSRSRSRSRSRSPSRRERRHSHSNSRERRRRERDRERDRRRSRSPHRRRSRSPPRRRHSSSRSPMRQRDRREHDRKESKDKASKPVQITEEDMEGKTEEEIEMMKIMGFSAFDTSKGKKKEGAVNAYAVNVSMKRKYRQYMNRKGGFNRPLDFIA, from the exons ATGGGCCGGAGCAGGAGCAGGAGCAGGAGCAGAAGCAGGTCTCCATCACGACGGG AGAGACGACATTCACACTCAAATTCACGTGAGCGAAGGCGCAGGGAGAGAGACCGGgaaagagacagacggagaagtCGCTCTCCCCACAGGAGGCGCTCCAG GTCTCCGCCCAGACGCCGTCACTCCTCCTCCCGTTCACCTATGAGGCAAAGAGACCGACGTGAACATGACCGAAAAGAATCTAAAGACAAGGCATCGAAGCCTGTACAAATCACTG AGGAAGACATGGAAGGCAAAACAGAAGAGGAGATTGAGATGATGAAAATAATGGGATTTTCTGCTTTTGACACCAGCAAG GGAAAGAAAAAGGAAGGTGCAGTGAACGCGTATGCTGTCAATGTCTCCATGAAGAGAAAATACAG acaatacATGAACAGAAAAGGTGGATTCAACAGGCCGCTGGACTTCATTGCCTGA